In Mytilus trossulus isolate FHL-02 unplaced genomic scaffold, PNRI_Mtr1.1.1.hap1 h1tg000128l__unscaffolded, whole genome shotgun sequence, one DNA window encodes the following:
- the LOC134700188 gene encoding uncharacterized protein LOC134700188 codes for MVDSWNPSFSDSDSDDNQIYVARDPRKDKHFDRKQELLWNCKGKAGKVGQGKEPLVIAVIGPPGCGKSSFLNTIFAAFSHDQWTERAKYGEFGRRGKQVTRRLTSFKKKDYYTRDRYEGDYLLPTFLDMTGFEDDDDPLNTELLNIILCGKLKEGEELHKVINHGKNFDVNSVKEKYFGGKYFGIIPKHEGMPNLLDYFVIENREEYHRVNRVFVVCSANPDQPLPEHLFEAITNITNRERDITLYGVLTQADKYKSRDPKVLKREKEFMKALGIPKNRFARIKNYCPDIDPNMTYEDNIIPSLDVPVLRLMRQVLTAEPTDQDDEHRKTKKGKYVPNLSNPCVAFIAAAVIVAFVLFVLFKLFVFFLRI; via the exons ATGGTCGATTCCTGGAATCCTAGCTTCTCTGATAGCGATTCGGATGATAATCAGATATATGTTGCCAGAGATCCCAGAAAAGACAAGCATTTTGATCGTAAACAAGAATTGCTGTGGAATTGCAAAGGAAAAGCCGGTAAGGTAGGACAAGGGAAAGAACCATTAGTGATTGCTGTCATAGGACCTCCTGGATGTGGAAAATCGTCATTTCTCAATACCATTTTTGCTGCTTTCAGCCATGATCAGTGGACAGAACGTGCCAAATATGGAGAATTCGGTAGGAGAGGGAAGCAAGTAACAAGAAGACTGACAAG TTTCAAAAAGAAAGACTACTACACACGTGACAGATATGAAGGAGACTATCTTTTGCCAACTTTTCTTGATATGACAGGATTTGAAGATGATGACGATCCTTTGAATACagaacttttaaatattattttatgtggTAAACTGAAAGAAGGGGAAGAACTTCACAAAGTAATAAACCATGGAAAAAATTTTGATGTTAATTCCGTTAAAGAAAAGTATTTTGGTGGAAAATATTTCGGTataattccaaaacatgaaGGCATGCCAAATCTTTTAGATTATTTCGTCATTGAGAATAGGGAAGAGTATCATCGAGTTAATCGAGTTTTTGTTGTATGTTCTGCAAACCCTGATCAGCCCTTACCAGAACACCTGTTTGAAGCCATCACTAATATAACCAACAGAGAGAGAG ATATTACCTTATATGGTGTACTAACGCAGGCAGACAAATACAAATCGAGAgatccaaaagttttgaagaGAGAAAAAGAATTTATGAAGGCGCTTGGAATTCCAAAGAATCGCTTCGCAAGAATAAAGAATTACTGTCCGGATATAGATCCGAATATGACATATGAAGATAATATCATACCTTCTTTAGATGTACCTGTATTACGGCTCATGAGACAG GTTTTGACTGCAGAACCAACAGACCAGGACGACGAGCATCGTAAAACTAAGAAAGGGAAATATGTGCCTAATCTTTCCAACCCGTGTGTGGCATTTATAGCAGCAGCAGTTATTGTTGCATTcgtattatttgtattatttaaattgtttgtgttttttttaagaatataa
- the LOC134700181 gene encoding uncharacterized protein LOC134700181 has protein sequence MMGSKLRDNNPAIADLNDQNRPMKLAEQFTELYENEWTDAFTDLQEPTKEGSDEKITDVESIEILLHILREINEECVKDSSLQLSGLKEAFQCLPDEDYKEYFKKFKDLTKSEASKYLPLLCKKILDGELNCKTVKKYKTVCQQFIEVCVKICYLSVVQDPPMFLDFEPNDTFDKSTFKEFTVSGSRKDYLVWPALLIQKDGAILSKGVVQPIKESEDK, from the exons ATGATGGGATCTAAATTACGGGACAACAATCCAGCAATTGCTGACCTGAATGACCAGAATCGTCCAATGAAACTCGCTGAACAGTTTACAGAATTGTATGAAAATGAATGGACCGACGCCTTTACCGATTTACAGGAACCTACAAAAGAGGGAAGtgatgaaaaaataacagaTGTTGAAAGCATTGAGATATTACTGCATATTTTGAGG GAAATAAATGAAGAGTGTGTTAAAGATTCGTCCCTTCAACTGTCTGGACTAAAGGAAGCTTTCCAG tGTTTGCCCGATGAAGATTacaaagaatattttaagaagTTCAAAGATTTAACCAAATCCGAAGCTTCAAAATATCTACCCTTACTATGCAAG AAAATCTTGGACGGAGAATTAAACTGTAAAACCGTTAAGAAATATAAAACCGTATGTCAACAATTCATCGAAGTATGTGTCAAAATATGTTACCTGTCAGTTGTTCAGGATCCACCAATGTTTCTAGACTTTGAACCAAATGACACATTTgataaaagtactttcaaagAGTTCACAGTTTCAGGTTCAAGAAAGGACTATTTGGTTTGGCCTGCATTGCTTATCCAGAAAGATGGCGCAATACTTTCCAAAGGTGTCGTACAGCCCATAAAGGAGTCGGAGGATAAATGA